From one Dermacentor variabilis isolate Ectoservices chromosome 3, ASM5094787v1, whole genome shotgun sequence genomic stretch:
- the LOC142575977 gene encoding uncharacterized protein LOC142575977 isoform X2: protein MALRTRALGALIFWTAVLYVTYASDPYAYLCKGPTIAINKKLNVSRNCTATCYNRSTSAWVDAHLGDGRLCALVVNGRGDGDFIKRTGLCRKGSCVPADTKPLPIPDDCPAKYVKRNGILNYQRKVTVPGVDSLIIDGVCKNGHCIITPPAVPLLKIELPAEGCSHLLASVNYTRKVASECNAFCPGREPKYEPLRNRTACALKTSFGWYKTVTEVGECKGGNCVKKDLTEFPQPHRQVSDSSHVCKTENYVAVKPGQITVVASCQVECSYSVFERRSYGVACLLEYSETKKGEKTYMLGICSGGFCTHESHPRNITTQD from the exons CTTCCGATCCATATGCCTACCTCTGCAAGGGACCTACGATTGCGATAAACAAGAAG CTGAATGTGTCACGGAACTGCACCGCGACATGCTACAACCGAAGTACGAGCGCTTGGGTCGATGCTCACCTGGGTGATGGAAGATTGTGTGCC CTTGTCGTTAACGGAAGAGGTGACGGAGACTTCATCAAGAGAACTGGGCTCTGTCGCAAAGGATCGTGCGTTCCTGCAG ATACCAAACCGTTGCCGATCCCCGACGACTGTCCGGCAAAGTACGTGAAAAGAAACGGAATT CTCAATTATCAGCGAAAGGTCACTGTCCCTGGCGTTGATAGCCTTATTATTGACGGCGTTTGCAAAAATGGACACTGCATCATAACTC CTCCTGCCGTTCCCTTGTTGAAGATTGAACTCCCAGCAGAAGGATGCAGCCATTTATTAGCGTCAGTGAATTATACG AGAAAAGTTGCGTCCGAGTGCAACGCATTTTGTCCCGGTCGTGAACCAAAATACGAGCCCCTTCGCAACCGTACCGCTTGTGCT cTGAAAACGTCATTCGGCTGGTACAAAACAGTTACAGAAGTCGGCGAATGCAAGGGAGGAAACTGCGTAAAGAAAG ATCTCACGGAATTTCCGCAACCGCATCGACAGGTCAGCGATTCATCGCATGTATGCAAGACCGAAAATTACGTGGCCGTGAAACCAGGCCAG ATTACTGTTGTCGCATCGTGCCAGGTTGAATGTAGCTACAGCGTGTTCGAGAGGCGCAGCTACGGGGTCGCTTGCTTG ctgGAGTATAGTGAAACGAAGAAAGGAGAAAAGACGTACATGTTAGGGATATGTTCGGGTGGGTTCTGCACACATGAATCGCACCCGCGAAACATCACCACCCAAGACTGA
- the LOC142575977 gene encoding uncharacterized protein LOC142575977 isoform X3, translated as MALRTRALGALIFWTAVLYVTYASDPYAYLCKGPTIAINKKLNVSRNCTATCYNRSTSAWVDAHLGDGRLCALVVNGRGDGDFIKRTGLCRKGSCVPADTKPLPIPDDCPAKYVKRNGIMLAENCTVPCKTTRKYRKLRSGTRCWLNYQRKVTVPGVDSLIIDGVCKNGHCIITPPAVPLLKIELPAEGCSHLLASVNYTRKVASECNAFCPGREPKYEPLRNRTACALKTSFGWYKTVTEVGECKGGNCVKKDLTEFPQPHRQVSDSSHVCKTENYVAVKPGQLEYSETKKGEKTYMLGICSGGFCTHESHPRNITTQD; from the exons CTTCCGATCCATATGCCTACCTCTGCAAGGGACCTACGATTGCGATAAACAAGAAG CTGAATGTGTCACGGAACTGCACCGCGACATGCTACAACCGAAGTACGAGCGCTTGGGTCGATGCTCACCTGGGTGATGGAAGATTGTGTGCC CTTGTCGTTAACGGAAGAGGTGACGGAGACTTCATCAAGAGAACTGGGCTCTGTCGCAAAGGATCGTGCGTTCCTGCAG ATACCAAACCGTTGCCGATCCCCGACGACTGTCCGGCAAAGTACGTGAAAAGAAACGGAATT ATGTTGGCTGAAAATTGCACGGTTCCTTGTAAAACGACCAGAAAATATAGAAAGCTACGAAGTGGCACAAGGTGTTGG CTCAATTATCAGCGAAAGGTCACTGTCCCTGGCGTTGATAGCCTTATTATTGACGGCGTTTGCAAAAATGGACACTGCATCATAACTC CTCCTGCCGTTCCCTTGTTGAAGATTGAACTCCCAGCAGAAGGATGCAGCCATTTATTAGCGTCAGTGAATTATACG AGAAAAGTTGCGTCCGAGTGCAACGCATTTTGTCCCGGTCGTGAACCAAAATACGAGCCCCTTCGCAACCGTACCGCTTGTGCT cTGAAAACGTCATTCGGCTGGTACAAAACAGTTACAGAAGTCGGCGAATGCAAGGGAGGAAACTGCGTAAAGAAAG ATCTCACGGAATTTCCGCAACCGCATCGACAGGTCAGCGATTCATCGCATGTATGCAAGACCGAAAATTACGTGGCCGTGAAACCAGGCCAG ctgGAGTATAGTGAAACGAAGAAAGGAGAAAAGACGTACATGTTAGGGATATGTTCGGGTGGGTTCTGCACACATGAATCGCACCCGCGAAACATCACCACCCAAGACTGA
- the LOC142575977 gene encoding uncharacterized protein LOC142575977 isoform X1, protein MALRTRALGALIFWTAVLYVTYASDPYAYLCKGPTIAINKKLNVSRNCTATCYNRSTSAWVDAHLGDGRLCALVVNGRGDGDFIKRTGLCRKGSCVPADTKPLPIPDDCPAKYVKRNGIMLAENCTVPCKTTRKYRKLRSGTRCWLNYQRKVTVPGVDSLIIDGVCKNGHCIITPPAVPLLKIELPAEGCSHLLASVNYTRKVASECNAFCPGREPKYEPLRNRTACALKTSFGWYKTVTEVGECKGGNCVKKDLTEFPQPHRQVSDSSHVCKTENYVAVKPGQITVVASCQVECSYSVFERRSYGVACLLEYSETKKGEKTYMLGICSGGFCTHESHPRNITTQD, encoded by the exons CTTCCGATCCATATGCCTACCTCTGCAAGGGACCTACGATTGCGATAAACAAGAAG CTGAATGTGTCACGGAACTGCACCGCGACATGCTACAACCGAAGTACGAGCGCTTGGGTCGATGCTCACCTGGGTGATGGAAGATTGTGTGCC CTTGTCGTTAACGGAAGAGGTGACGGAGACTTCATCAAGAGAACTGGGCTCTGTCGCAAAGGATCGTGCGTTCCTGCAG ATACCAAACCGTTGCCGATCCCCGACGACTGTCCGGCAAAGTACGTGAAAAGAAACGGAATT ATGTTGGCTGAAAATTGCACGGTTCCTTGTAAAACGACCAGAAAATATAGAAAGCTACGAAGTGGCACAAGGTGTTGG CTCAATTATCAGCGAAAGGTCACTGTCCCTGGCGTTGATAGCCTTATTATTGACGGCGTTTGCAAAAATGGACACTGCATCATAACTC CTCCTGCCGTTCCCTTGTTGAAGATTGAACTCCCAGCAGAAGGATGCAGCCATTTATTAGCGTCAGTGAATTATACG AGAAAAGTTGCGTCCGAGTGCAACGCATTTTGTCCCGGTCGTGAACCAAAATACGAGCCCCTTCGCAACCGTACCGCTTGTGCT cTGAAAACGTCATTCGGCTGGTACAAAACAGTTACAGAAGTCGGCGAATGCAAGGGAGGAAACTGCGTAAAGAAAG ATCTCACGGAATTTCCGCAACCGCATCGACAGGTCAGCGATTCATCGCATGTATGCAAGACCGAAAATTACGTGGCCGTGAAACCAGGCCAG ATTACTGTTGTCGCATCGTGCCAGGTTGAATGTAGCTACAGCGTGTTCGAGAGGCGCAGCTACGGGGTCGCTTGCTTG ctgGAGTATAGTGAAACGAAGAAAGGAGAAAAGACGTACATGTTAGGGATATGTTCGGGTGGGTTCTGCACACATGAATCGCACCCGCGAAACATCACCACCCAAGACTGA